One part of the Sulfolobus tengchongensis genome encodes these proteins:
- a CDS encoding ribbon-helix-helix domain-containing protein — translation MRKVVSVRLREDILKDVDMYTRKLGLNSRTEFIKQAIEFYIKSKR, via the coding sequence ATGCGAAAAGTAGTAAGTGTCAGATTAAGGGAAGACATATTGAAAGATGTAGACATGTATACTAGAAAACTTGGACTGAATAGTAGAACCGAGTTTATAAAGCAAGCTATTGAATTCTATATAAAGAGCAAGCGCTAA